TCCGGCACCTTGATCCGCTGCCGGTCGGCGGCCTGCCAGTGCAGGAACGCGTCCTGCACGGCGTCCTCGGCGTCGGTGGCGGAGCCCAGCAGCCGGTACGCCAGCGACGCCAGCCGGGTCCGGCTGGCCTCGAACCGACCGGTGTCGAAGCGATCAGTGGCGGTGCTGTTCACGAGGATCACCTCAGGTGGCTAGGCCATCGACCGCTGGGCGGACCCAGCGGACGCGCCCGGCACGGTGGTCAGGCGGCGCTTGCGCTTGGGCAGGCCGTAGGTCGGGTGCGAGGTGGCCCATAGCGACATCGTCAGGATGCCCGCCTTGATCCGCGCGGCCTTCCGGCCGCCCACGTACGTCGGCTTCGGCTGTCCTTCGTCGTCGACCATCTGCAGGATCCCGTCCCGCCGCCCGAGGCTGATGTGGTTGCCCAGGTACTCCAGCTTGGTGTTCGGGACCGCGCGGCCGGTCAGGCGTCCCGCGATCGCGGCCACCGCCTGCATGCCGGTGGAGCCGGCCGAGGCGCAGGACATCGGCAGCGGCCGGCCGTTGTCGCCGATGGCGTAGGCGCTGTCGCCGGCGGCGTAGACGTTCGGGTGCGAGACCGACCGCATGGTGCGATCGACGACGATCCGACCGTTCTCGGTGACCTCCAGCCCGCCGGCGGCGGCGAGGGGGCCGACCGCGAACCCGGCCGTCCACACGGTCGCGTCGGACGCCAGGGCCGTGCCGTCGGCGCACAGCACCCCTGTCGCTTCGAGGGCTTCGACGCTGGTGTGCTCCACGACGGTGATGCCCAACCGGTCGCAGGCCCGGCGCAGATGGCGGCGGGCGCCGGCGGAGAGCCGGTCGCCCAGCTCGCCCCGGGCGACCAGCGTCACGGACAGGCCGGGGCGGAGCTCGGCGATCTCGGTGGCGGTCTCGATGCCGGTCAGCCCGTCGCCGACGACCAGCACGTTCCCGCCTTCGGGCCGCCTGCCCAGGGCGTCCAGGCGCTCGCGCAGGCGCAGCGCCGAGGGCCGGCCGGTGACGTCGAAGGCGTGCTGCGCCACGCCGGGGACGCCGCGGTCGACGACGTGGCTGCCGAGCGCGTGGACGAGCGTGTCGTATCCGAGTTCGCCGCTGCCGGCGGCGTCGGCCACGGCGACGACCTGGCGCTCGGGGTCGACGGCGGTGGCACGGGCCAGGCGCAGCCGTATCCCCGTACCCGCGAAGACGTCCGCGAGCTTCCGCGCCTCGATCCGCCGGCCGGCCGCGAGCTGGTGCAGCCGCAGCCGCTCGACGAAGTGCGGCTCGGCGTTGACCACGGTGATCTCGGTGTCCGCCGGGGACAGCCGGCGGGCGAGGTTCCCGGCCACGTGGGCCCCGGCGTAACCCGCGCCGAGGATGACGATGCGGTGCTTCATGGGTCGCTCCTGTCGGTTCGCTTGCTCTCGGTGACTTGAGCGGAACAGCGCCCCGATTGCTGACAGGAACCACCTGTGATGTGGGTCACGGAGCGGCGGGAGCGTCGCCCGCCGGTGCTCACAGCGAGGCCCGCGGAGCCGACCGACGGCAGGCTCGCCGGTCCGGCCGTCCCGTCGGCGACCCCGGACAGCCGCGCCGTCGGCACCACGAGCGTCCCGACGAACGCGGCCTTCGACCGCGCCGGCCGCACGGTGACGCACGATCCGCACGGCCCTGGAGTCCCCCGATGCCCGTACGACCCGTCGGACGGGACGGTTCGGCCGCCTGCCGCGGGGACGGTCGTCACACCGCCTCGGTCCGGCACCTGCCGCTCCGATCCGCCTCGCGCGGCGGTTCGGCGCGGAGCACGCCGGCGGCCGCGGCCGCCACCGCGCAGAGCGCCACGGGCAGCAGCAGCGCGAGGTTCAGGGGAACGAGATGGGTCAGCGGGCCGATCACGGCGGGTCCGGCCAGCATGCCGAGATAGCCCAACCCCGCGACCCGGGAGACGTGGGCGCCGGCCGCGTCCTCGTCGGCGTGTCCGGCGGCGCTGAAGAACTGCGGGACGCAGCCGGACAGTCCGAGCCCGAACACCGCCCATCCCACCAGCGCGGGCGCCACCCAGGGCGACAGCGCGGCGACGGCCAGACCGACGCCCGCGGCGGACGCGCCGTAGCGGACGACGAACACGGGTCCGGTGCGGGCGGCGACCCGGTCGGTGAGCAGCCGGCCCACCGTCATGGCCGTGGCGAAGGCACCGTAGGCGAAGGCCGCCGTGGCGGCGGGCGCGCCGAGCACGTCCTCCAGGTGCAGCACGCTCCAGTCGTTGGCTACGCCTTCGCAGAGCATGAGCAGCAAGGCCAGCACGGCCAGGGCCCACACCCGTCGGGGTGTCCGCCGCCGCCCGGCCGGGCGCACGCCGTCACCGTCGGCCGCCGTGCCGGTGGACGCCGTGCCGTCGGAGCGCGCGCCACCCCCGGCGGGGACGGGCGGACCCAGGAGGGCCGGAGTGGCGCAGAGGGTCACCACGAGACCGGTCACGGCGACGGCGGTCAGGGTCACCCCGAGGTCCCAACCCCAGGTGACGAGCCGCGCGCCGACCAGCGCGGCGAGGACGCCACCCAGTGAGAACACCGCGTGGAACGCGGACATGACGGGTCGGCCGTATCCACGCTCCACCTGGACGGCGTGGGTGTTCATGCTGACGTCGAGACAGCCGTTGCCGAATCCCAGCAGGAACAGCGCCGCCCCGAGGGTCGCCGCGTCGACGGCCAGGGCCGGCAGCACCACCGCCGCACTGCACAGCACGGCCCCCGCGGGCACGACCCGGCGGGCGCCCACGCGGTCGGTGAGGCGACCGCACAACTGCATCCCGACGAACGCACCGGCGCCCAGCAGGAGCAGGAGCCACCCCAGCATGGCATGACTGATCCCGGTACGGGACTCGACCGCGGGGATGTGGACGATCCACGCGCCCATCACAAAGCCGTTCAGGGCGAAGAAGGCGAACGTGGCGCGTCGAGCGGCTCTCACGGATGTGTTCATGGCGGCGAGCATAACGAACAGCCAAGACGTTCGATATATTGACTTTCGAACATGGAATGTGTGCAATCTTCTCATG
This portion of the Streptomyces changanensis genome encodes:
- a CDS encoding NAD(P)/FAD-dependent oxidoreductase, whose protein sequence is MKHRIVILGAGYAGAHVAGNLARRLSPADTEITVVNAEPHFVERLRLHQLAAGRRIEARKLADVFAGTGIRLRLARATAVDPERQVVAVADAAGSGELGYDTLVHALGSHVVDRGVPGVAQHAFDVTGRPSALRLRERLDALGRRPEGGNVLVVGDGLTGIETATEIAELRPGLSVTLVARGELGDRLSAGARRHLRRACDRLGITVVEHTSVEALEATGVLCADGTALASDATVWTAGFAVGPLAAAGGLEVTENGRIVVDRTMRSVSHPNVYAAGDSAYAIGDNGRPLPMSCASAGSTGMQAVAAIAGRLTGRAVPNTKLEYLGNHISLGRRDGILQMVDDEGQPKPTYVGGRKAARIKAGILTMSLWATSHPTYGLPKRKRRLTTVPGASAGSAQRSMA
- a CDS encoding MFS transporter, which gives rise to MNTSVRAARRATFAFFALNGFVMGAWIVHIPAVESRTGISHAMLGWLLLLLGAGAFVGMQLCGRLTDRVGARRVVPAGAVLCSAAVVLPALAVDAATLGAALFLLGFGNGCLDVSMNTHAVQVERGYGRPVMSAFHAVFSLGGVLAALVGARLVTWGWDLGVTLTAVAVTGLVVTLCATPALLGPPVPAGGGARSDGTASTGTAADGDGVRPAGRRRTPRRVWALAVLALLLMLCEGVANDWSVLHLEDVLGAPAATAAFAYGAFATAMTVGRLLTDRVAARTGPVFVVRYGASAAGVGLAVAALSPWVAPALVGWAVFGLGLSGCVPQFFSAAGHADEDAAGAHVSRVAGLGYLGMLAGPAVIGPLTHLVPLNLALLLPVALCAVAAAAAGVLRAEPPREADRSGRCRTEAV